From a region of the Phaseolus vulgaris cultivar G19833 chromosome 6, P. vulgaris v2.0, whole genome shotgun sequence genome:
- the LOC137831023 gene encoding F-box protein At2g26850-like: MLLYFITCISFFLFLKSLLLKPLPSWATEMRLLPLLFSQELSVRTISKLFRNRFWLGFVCQIPAGMSLVRKSLTSRVENVEESHDMSVLDLPELALDCILEGLPPSALCQMIAVCRSLRERCVSDHLWERHMKQKWGRVIGPAAYREWKWHVASKRSVGGPKHGRQRGLMRFLSIRWPLQWTRPKVDANNSPKKRSSLPVDSIMNWYLAIDSGNFCFPAQVYNRENGHVGFMLSCYDAEISYDPRTDTFQARYPPHGRRADARECGIPWERLRAPPIDASPHDLHISECLNDLYPGDHIEIQWRRNKEFPYGWWYGVVGHLESCNGSENYCRCHNSDTVVLEFNHYTPGSRWRQTTVSRKDHREEGNEADGFYGGIRKIKCEAEIAIWKRLWPSEVLD, from the exons ATGCTACTTTACTTCATCACTTGCATCTCCTTCTTCTTGTTTTTAAAGTCCCTCCTTCTCAAACCTCTCCCATCATGGGCAACTGAGATGAGGTTGCTTCCCCTTTTGTTTTCTCAAGAGTTGTCTGTGAGAACAATCTCCAAGCTGTTCAGAAACCGCTTTTGGCTTGGATTTGTTTGTCAAATACCTGCAGGAATGTCTCTGGTGAGGAAGAGCCTGACTTCAAGAGTAGAGAATGTTGAGGAAAGCCATGACATGTCAGTGTTGGACTTGCCTGAGTTGGCCTTGGATTGCATTCTTGAGGGGCTACCTCCCTCTGCACTGTGCCAAATGATTGCCGTTTGCCGCTCCttgagggagaggtgtgtgagCGATCACCTTTGGGAGAGGCACATGAAGCAGAAGTGGGGTAGGGTTATTGGTCCTGCTGCTTACAGGGAGTGGAAGTGGCATGTTGCTTCCAAAAGGAGTGTTGGGGGTCCTAAACATGGAAGGCAGAGGGGCTTGATGAGATTTTTGTCTATTCGTTGGCCTTTGCAATGGACGAGACCAAAGGTTGATGCAAATAATAGCCCCAAGAAGAGGAGCTCTTTGCCTGTTGACTCAATTATGAACTGGTATCTTGCTATTGATTCTGGCAACTTTTGTTTCCCTGCTCAGGTCTATAACCGTGAG AATGGTCATGTTGGATTCATGTTGTCTTGCTATGACGCTGAAATTAGCTATGATCCACGAACTGATACCTTCCAAGCCAG GTATCCTCCACATGGAAGAAGAGCAGATGCTAGAGAGTGTGGCATCCCATGGGAAAGGCTAAGAGCCCCTCCTATTGATGCTTCGCCACATGATCTTCATATCTCCGAATGTTTAAATGATTTGTATCCGGGTGATCATATAGAGATTCAGTGGAGGAGAAACAAAGAATTTCCTTATG GTTGGTGGTATGGTGTTGTAGGCCACTTGGAGTCCTGCAATGGGAGTGAAAATTATTGCCGATGTCACAATAGTG ACACTGTGGTGCTAGAGTTCAATCATTACACTCCTGGCTCACGATGGAGGCAGACCACTGTCAGTAGGAAAGACCATAGGGAGGAGGGAAATGAGGCTGATGGATTTTATGGTGGAATAAGAAAGATTAAGTGTGAGGCTGAGATTGCCATTTGGAAACGCCTTTGGCCATCTGAAGTATTGGATTAG